In the genome of Pseudomonas protegens, one region contains:
- a CDS encoding sulfite reductase flavoprotein subunit alpha, whose amino-acid sequence MLKKTLFQLHWFFGISAGLILALMGITGATVSFQDEILRALNPSVLQVDPLPAGVLPPAELVDKIQAAEGKTVSMLWVETDSGNAARVFFTPPPGERRGQMRYFDPYTGELLGDAVGQDFFGLMLQLHRFLAIGDTGRQITGACTLLLIFFCLSGLYLRWPRQVGNWRVWLTLDWAKKGRGFNWDLHAVFGTWCLLFYLLFALTGLYWSYDWYREGLTKLLSDAPHSERQRGGRGGPPPKGEAPQADYNALWSSIYSAAGKDLNAYNIRMPAVAGQPATVFYLLKGSPHDRALNQLTLDPVTGVISRHERYADQSFKSQLLTSVYALHVGSYFGLIGRIVLTLASLSMPLFFITGWLLYLDRRRKKRQIKQARQGLESVANEGSAWLIGFASQSGFAEQLAWQTAGQLQVAGIAARVLPLGNLSEQDLRDAQRALFVVSTFGDGEAPDSARGFERKLLGRELSLPGLEYAVLGLGDRQYPHFCGFARRLHDWLANQGASTLFAPIEVDSGDSYALRHWQQQLGQVTGHAPVDLWQAPAFDNWTLNTRTLLNPESSGSGVYLLQLLAPSASSWLAGDLVEVMPRNSRGAVADFLAGLGLSGSTPVHLDGLQESLEQALGSRQLPENRAHLIGLHAQALVDALVPLSMREYSIASIAADGCLELLVRQECHPDGSLGIGSGWLTEHAAVGSSISLRVRRNSGFHLPAEPCPLILLGNGTGLAGLRSLLKARIAEGQQRNWLIFGERNAEHDFYCKDELQEWRTRGDLSRLDLAFSRDQAEKIYVQDRLRQAADELKKWLADGAAIYICGSLQGMASGVDQVLNEVLGADHVERLIEQGRYRRDVY is encoded by the coding sequence GTGTTGAAGAAAACCCTGTTCCAGCTGCACTGGTTCTTCGGCATCAGCGCGGGGCTGATCCTGGCCCTGATGGGCATCACCGGGGCGACGGTGTCGTTCCAGGACGAGATCCTGCGCGCCCTCAACCCTTCGGTGCTGCAAGTCGACCCGCTCCCCGCCGGGGTGCTGCCGCCCGCCGAACTGGTGGACAAAATCCAGGCCGCCGAAGGCAAGACGGTGTCCATGCTCTGGGTGGAAACCGACAGCGGCAACGCCGCGCGGGTGTTCTTCACCCCGCCGCCGGGGGAGCGTCGCGGGCAGATGCGCTACTTCGATCCCTACACCGGCGAGCTACTGGGCGACGCGGTCGGCCAGGACTTCTTCGGCCTCATGCTGCAACTGCACCGCTTCCTGGCCATCGGCGACACCGGCCGGCAGATCACCGGCGCCTGCACCCTGCTGCTGATCTTCTTCTGCCTGTCCGGGCTGTACCTGCGCTGGCCGCGCCAGGTCGGCAACTGGCGCGTATGGCTGACCCTGGACTGGGCCAAGAAAGGCCGCGGCTTCAACTGGGACCTGCACGCGGTGTTCGGCACCTGGTGCCTGTTGTTCTACCTCTTGTTCGCCCTCACCGGCCTGTACTGGTCCTACGACTGGTACCGGGAGGGCCTGACCAAGCTGCTCTCCGACGCGCCACACAGCGAACGCCAGCGCGGCGGTCGCGGCGGCCCGCCACCCAAGGGCGAGGCGCCGCAGGCAGACTACAACGCCCTGTGGAGCAGCATCTACAGCGCCGCCGGCAAGGACCTCAACGCCTACAACATCCGCATGCCCGCCGTGGCCGGACAGCCGGCGACGGTGTTCTACCTGCTTAAAGGTTCGCCCCACGATCGCGCCCTGAACCAACTGACCCTGGACCCCGTCACCGGGGTCATCAGCCGGCATGAGCGCTACGCCGACCAGAGCTTCAAGTCGCAGTTGCTGACCAGCGTCTACGCCCTGCACGTGGGCAGCTACTTCGGCCTGATCGGGCGCATCGTGCTGACCCTGGCCTCACTGAGCATGCCGCTGTTCTTCATCACCGGCTGGCTGCTGTACCTGGATCGCCGGCGCAAGAAGCGCCAGATCAAGCAGGCACGCCAGGGCCTGGAAAGCGTCGCCAACGAGGGCTCGGCGTGGCTGATCGGCTTCGCCAGCCAGAGCGGTTTTGCCGAACAACTGGCCTGGCAGACCGCCGGGCAATTGCAGGTTGCCGGGATCGCCGCCCGGGTCCTGCCCCTGGGCAACCTCAGCGAACAGGACCTGCGTGACGCCCAGCGAGCCCTGTTCGTGGTCAGCACCTTCGGCGACGGCGAAGCCCCGGACAGCGCCCGCGGCTTCGAGCGCAAACTGCTGGGCCGCGAGCTGTCGCTGCCGGGCCTGGAGTACGCCGTGCTCGGCCTGGGCGACCGCCAGTACCCGCACTTCTGCGGCTTTGCCCGGCGCCTGCACGACTGGCTGGCGAACCAGGGCGCCAGCACCCTGTTCGCCCCCATCGAGGTGGACAGCGGCGACAGCTACGCCCTGCGTCACTGGCAACAGCAGCTGGGCCAAGTCACCGGCCATGCGCCGGTGGACCTGTGGCAGGCCCCGGCCTTCGACAACTGGACCTTGAACACCCGCACCCTGCTCAACCCTGAAAGCAGCGGCTCCGGGGTCTACCTGCTGCAACTGCTGGCCCCCAGCGCCAGCAGCTGGCTGGCCGGGGATCTGGTGGAAGTCATGCCGCGCAACAGCCGTGGCGCGGTGGCGGATTTCCTCGCGGGCCTGGGCCTCTCCGGCAGCACCCCGGTGCACCTGGACGGCCTGCAGGAAAGCCTCGAACAAGCCCTGGGCAGCCGCCAGCTTCCGGAAAACCGCGCCCATTTGATCGGCCTGCACGCCCAGGCCCTGGTGGACGCCCTGGTGCCCCTGAGCATGCGCGAATACTCCATCGCCTCGATTGCCGCCGATGGCTGCCTGGAGTTGCTGGTGCGTCAGGAATGCCACCCCGATGGCAGCCTGGGGATTGGTTCCGGCTGGCTCACCGAGCATGCAGCGGTGGGTTCCAGCATCAGCCTGCGGGTACGGCGCAACAGCGGCTTCCACCTGCCGGCCGAACCTTGCCCGCTGATTCTGCTGGGCAACGGCACCGGCTTGGCCGGCTTGCGCAGTTTGCTCAAGGCACGGATCGCCGAGGGCCAGCAACGCAACTGGCTGATCTTTGGCGAGCGCAACGCCGAGCATGATTTCTACTGCAAGGATGAACTGCAGGAATGGCGCACCCGGGGCGACCTGAGCCGCCTGGACCTGGCGTTCTCCCGGGACCAGGCCGAAAAGATCTACGTCCAGGACCGCCTGCGCCAAGCGGCCGACGAACTGAAAAAATGGCTGGCCGACGGCGCCGCGATCTACATCTGCGGCAGCTTGCAGGGCATGGCTTCAGGGGTGGATCAGGTGCTCAACGAGGTACTGGGCGCAGACCACGTCGAACGCCTGATCGAACAGGGGCGCTATCGCCGCGACGTCTACTGA
- a CDS encoding alkaline phosphatase D family protein, with product MSEFNLGRRRVMQIAGAGLLLPSLAPAVIASVKDRPQLTDGVQSGDLLGDKAMIWSRTDRPARMVVEWDTRSLFGNPRRFVSPLADARTDFTARVELTGLPADQAIFYRVRFEDAQSGVASEPWFGHLRSAPSQRRDIRFVWSGDTVGQGFGINPDIGGMRIYEAMRLRLPDFFIHSGDTIYADGPVPAQLTVEDGRVWRNITTEAKSKVAQTLDEYRGNYRYNLMDDNLRRFNAEVPQIWQWDDHEVVNNWSPGKQLDERYAVKDIQTLVGRARQAWLEYSPMRRQSADGGGRIYRKLSYGPLLDVFVLDMRSYRGANDDNLGGEKPFLGREQLDWLKRELKDSQAQWKVVAADMPIGLGVPDGEVSPGVARWEAVANGDPGPAQGRELEIAELLAHLRKHQVRNHVWLTADVHYCAAHHYHPDRAAFQDFEPFWEFVAGPLNAGSFGPNVLDKTFGPEVVFQKAPPAQNTSPFAGFQFFGEVQIDGQTAELKVILRDLDGVAVYEQKLQPV from the coding sequence ATGAGCGAGTTCAACCTCGGCCGTCGTCGGGTCATGCAGATCGCCGGGGCGGGGCTGTTGCTGCCGAGTCTGGCGCCGGCGGTGATTGCTTCGGTCAAGGATCGGCCGCAGCTCACCGATGGGGTGCAGTCCGGGGATTTGCTGGGGGATAAGGCGATGATCTGGAGCCGCACCGATCGCCCGGCGCGGATGGTGGTGGAGTGGGACACGCGAAGCCTGTTCGGCAACCCTCGGCGTTTTGTTTCGCCGCTGGCCGATGCGCGCACGGATTTTACCGCGCGGGTGGAGTTGACCGGGTTGCCGGCCGATCAGGCGATCTTCTATCGGGTGAGGTTCGAGGACGCGCAATCCGGTGTGGCCAGTGAGCCGTGGTTCGGTCATTTGCGCAGTGCGCCGTCGCAACGCCGGGATATCCGTTTTGTCTGGAGCGGCGACACGGTGGGGCAGGGCTTCGGCATCAACCCGGACATTGGCGGCATGCGCATTTATGAGGCCATGCGCCTGCGCTTGCCGGACTTTTTTATCCACAGCGGCGACACCATTTACGCCGACGGCCCGGTGCCGGCGCAGTTGACCGTGGAGGACGGGCGCGTCTGGCGCAATATCACCACCGAGGCCAAGAGCAAGGTGGCGCAAACCCTGGATGAGTACCGGGGCAATTACCGCTACAACCTGATGGACGACAACCTGCGTCGCTTCAATGCCGAGGTGCCGCAGATCTGGCAGTGGGACGACCACGAGGTGGTCAACAACTGGTCGCCCGGCAAGCAGTTGGACGAGCGCTACGCGGTCAAGGATATCCAGACCCTGGTGGGCCGCGCGCGGCAGGCGTGGCTGGAGTATTCGCCGATGCGCCGGCAGAGCGCCGATGGCGGCGGGCGGATTTACCGCAAGCTCAGCTATGGGCCGTTGCTGGATGTATTTGTGCTGGACATGCGCAGTTATCGCGGGGCCAACGATGACAACCTCGGTGGCGAGAAACCCTTCCTGGGGCGTGAGCAGCTGGATTGGCTCAAGCGTGAACTCAAGGATTCACAGGCCCAATGGAAAGTGGTGGCGGCGGACATGCCGATTGGCCTGGGTGTGCCGGATGGCGAGGTCAGCCCGGGAGTGGCGCGCTGGGAAGCGGTGGCCAATGGTGATCCTGGGCCGGCCCAGGGGCGTGAGCTGGAGATTGCCGAATTGCTGGCGCACCTGCGCAAGCATCAGGTGCGCAACCATGTGTGGCTGACGGCGGATGTGCATTACTGCGCGGCTCACCATTACCACCCGGATCGCGCGGCGTTCCAGGATTTCGAGCCGTTCTGGGAGTTTGTCGCCGGTCCCCTGAATGCCGGGAGTTTCGGGCCCAATGTGCTGGACAAGACCTTCGGCCCGGAAGTGGTGTTTCAGAAGGCGCCGCCGGCGCAGAACACTTCGCCCTTTGCCGGCTTCCAGTTCTTTGGCGAAGTGCAGATCGATGGGCAGACGGCAGAGCTGAAGGTGATCCTGCGGGACCTGGATGGCGTGGCGGTGTACGAGCAAAAACTGCAGCCGGTGTGA
- a CDS encoding Fe2+-dependent dioxygenase, whose protein sequence is MLLHIPGVFTRDEVGRIREALEQADWADGKITAGYQSAKAKHNLQLPEGHPLAQEIGAAMLERLWQNPLFMSAALPHKVFPPLINCYTAGGSFDFHIDNAVRQPKGSPERVRTDLSSTLFFSDPEDYDGGELEIQDTYGLQRVKLPAGDLVLYPGTSLHKVNPVTRGARYASFFWTQSLVREDSQRALLFEMDGAIQELTRDVPDHPSLIRLTGTYHNLLRRWVEV, encoded by the coding sequence ATGTTGCTGCACATCCCCGGCGTGTTCACCCGTGATGAAGTGGGGCGTATCCGCGAAGCCCTGGAGCAGGCGGACTGGGCGGATGGCAAGATCACCGCCGGTTACCAGTCGGCCAAGGCCAAGCACAACCTGCAATTGCCCGAAGGGCACCCGCTGGCCCAGGAGATCGGCGCGGCAATGCTTGAGCGCCTGTGGCAGAACCCGCTGTTCATGTCCGCCGCCTTGCCGCACAAGGTGTTCCCGCCGCTGATCAACTGCTACACCGCCGGCGGCAGTTTCGACTTCCATATCGACAACGCCGTGCGCCAGCCCAAGGGCAGCCCGGAGCGGGTGCGCACGGACCTGTCCTCGACCCTGTTCTTCAGCGACCCCGAGGACTATGACGGCGGCGAACTGGAGATCCAGGACACCTACGGCCTGCAGCGGGTCAAGCTGCCGGCGGGGGACCTGGTGCTGTACCCCGGCACCAGCCTGCACAAGGTCAACCCGGTGACCCGCGGCGCCCGCTACGCCTCGTTCTTCTGGACCCAGAGCCTGGTACGCGAAGACAGCCAGCGCGCCTTGCTGTTCGAGATGGACGGGGCGATCCAGGAACTGACCCGGGACGTGCCCGACCATCCTTCGCTGATCCGCCTGACCGGCACCTATCACAACCTGCTGCGGCGCTGGGTCGAGGTGTAA
- a CDS encoding tetratricopeptide repeat protein: MTVQLRREEVLDGAQLSAMLQQSPARAAQAILVAAREGLLEAQALLGQILLDGHGIQQDQALAVRWFDIAARRGHLMARNMLGRCHEHGWGCPADAARAAGHYRLAAEAGLDWGLYNYANLLATGRGVAQNHALALACYRRAAELGHAKSMNLLGRYLEEGLVCPADPQAAHEWYRRSAEGGDFRGQFSYAAVLADAGRIDEAVDWLQQALAGGNLNFLRVACAALLNATHPKIRELALAYQRRAVQLGDERDVARPAELA, encoded by the coding sequence GTGACTGTTCAACTTCGCCGCGAGGAAGTCCTCGACGGCGCGCAACTGAGCGCCATGCTCCAACAGAGCCCGGCCCGCGCCGCCCAGGCAATCTTGGTGGCGGCCCGCGAAGGGCTTTTGGAGGCCCAGGCGCTGCTGGGACAGATCCTCCTCGACGGTCACGGCATCCAGCAGGATCAAGCCCTGGCCGTGCGCTGGTTCGACATCGCCGCGCGACGTGGGCACCTGATGGCGCGCAACATGCTCGGCCGCTGCCATGAGCACGGGTGGGGTTGCCCGGCGGATGCCGCCCGCGCTGCCGGACACTACCGATTGGCCGCCGAAGCGGGGCTGGACTGGGGGCTGTACAACTACGCCAACCTGCTGGCCACCGGCCGTGGCGTGGCCCAGAACCACGCCTTGGCCCTGGCTTGCTACCGCCGCGCGGCGGAGCTGGGGCATGCCAAATCGATGAACCTGCTGGGGCGTTACCTGGAGGAAGGGCTGGTCTGCCCGGCCGACCCGCAAGCGGCCCACGAATGGTATCGGCGCTCGGCCGAAGGTGGGGATTTCCGTGGGCAGTTCAGCTATGCGGCGGTGCTGGCCGATGCCGGTCGTATCGACGAAGCCGTGGATTGGCTGCAACAGGCCCTGGCTGGCGGCAACCTGAATTTCCTGCGAGTGGCTTGCGCTGCGTTGCTCAATGCCACGCACCCAAAGATTCGCGAACTGGCCCTGGCCTATCAGCGGCGGGCAGTGCAATTGGGTGATGAGCGGGATGTAGCGCGGCCTGCCGAGTTGGCCTGA
- a CDS encoding TonB-dependent receptor, with amino-acid sequence MSRQQPPSAVSSPRLLASAIGVAITAGSAGHMVQAAEDTQQKTAGKAIALDATSISGEAQDSTSYQVEKASSQKYTAPLVDTPRSVTVVPQQVLKDTAATSLQDALRTVPGITFGAGEGGNPQGDRPFIRGFDAQGDTYLDGVRDTGGQSREIFDIETIEVSKGPNSAFGGRGSAGGSLNLTSKMPKQQDFLNGGFTYGSDQTRRYTLDVNRQFLEGAAFRLNLMSHEQNVAGRDAVNYDRWGVAPSLTFGLGTPTRVNLSYYHMESDDLPDSGIPYGYSSKAPRAAHIHDKPTDGGDSSNFYGLKDRDFRKTRADISTFSIEHDLNDNMTLKNTLRHGSTGQDYILTQPDDSQHNVNQFGTVWRRANSRVSTTETTTNQTDLFGEFHALGFKHNYSTGLEFTGEETRVSSYNIAGNTAQVCNPGSTPSCTSLGNPNPNDPWTGSITRNYYGTNTKATSRAAYVFDTIELDPQWLLNVGLRYDTFDTVANTNAAAGRTKLKNDSQFWNWQAGLVWKPMENGSVYASYATSATPPGALVGEGAEGNPLAAGASTSDLQPEETVNYELGTKWNVFNDRLSLTAAVFRTEKKNTRVLVDALTYQNAGESRVDGLELGASGKITDKWQVFAGYSYLKSELVEAGLTGRNGVITAGAASAKGNQMPNTPKNSFSLWSTYDITPKLTVGGGAFYVDQVYGDTGNTVYVPSYTRYDAMASYKLTKNVDLQLNVQNLTDKTYYDKAYSAHFANQAAGRTALMSANFHF; translated from the coding sequence ATGTCACGCCAACAACCACCATCCGCTGTCAGTTCACCGCGCCTGCTGGCCTCCGCCATTGGCGTGGCGATTACCGCCGGCTCCGCGGGCCATATGGTTCAGGCCGCCGAAGACACCCAGCAAAAGACCGCGGGCAAGGCCATTGCCCTGGATGCCACCAGCATTAGTGGTGAGGCCCAGGACAGCACCTCCTACCAAGTGGAAAAGGCTTCGTCGCAGAAGTACACCGCACCGCTGGTGGACACGCCGCGCTCGGTGACCGTGGTCCCGCAGCAAGTTCTCAAGGACACCGCTGCCACCTCCCTGCAAGACGCACTGCGCACCGTGCCGGGCATCACCTTCGGCGCCGGTGAAGGGGGCAACCCTCAAGGCGACCGTCCGTTCATTCGTGGTTTCGACGCCCAGGGCGACACCTACCTCGACGGTGTGCGTGATACCGGTGGCCAGAGCCGCGAAATCTTCGACATCGAAACCATCGAAGTGAGCAAAGGTCCGAACTCCGCCTTTGGCGGACGTGGCTCGGCGGGCGGCAGCCTGAACCTGACCAGCAAGATGCCCAAGCAGCAAGACTTCCTCAACGGCGGCTTCACCTACGGCTCCGACCAGACCCGGCGCTACACCCTGGACGTCAACCGGCAGTTCCTCGAGGGTGCCGCGTTCCGCCTGAACCTGATGAGCCACGAACAGAATGTGGCGGGCCGCGACGCCGTCAATTACGACCGCTGGGGCGTGGCGCCATCGCTGACCTTCGGCCTGGGCACCCCGACCCGGGTCAACCTCAGCTACTACCACATGGAAAGCGACGACCTGCCGGATTCGGGCATTCCCTACGGCTACAGCTCAAAAGCCCCCAGGGCCGCGCACATCCATGACAAACCCACCGATGGCGGTGACAGCAGCAACTTCTACGGCCTGAAGGACCGTGACTTCCGCAAGACCCGTGCGGACATCAGCACCTTCTCCATCGAGCACGACCTGAATGACAACATGACGCTGAAAAACACCTTGCGTCATGGCAGCACCGGCCAGGACTACATCCTCACCCAACCGGACGACAGCCAACACAACGTCAACCAGTTCGGCACCGTATGGCGCCGGGCCAATTCGCGAGTGTCCACCACCGAAACCACCACCAACCAGACCGATCTGTTTGGCGAGTTCCACGCGTTGGGCTTCAAGCACAATTACTCCACCGGGCTTGAGTTCACAGGGGAAGAAACCCGGGTCAGCAGCTACAACATCGCCGGCAATACTGCCCAAGTATGCAATCCGGGCAGCACGCCCAGCTGCACCTCGCTGGGCAATCCGAACCCCAACGACCCTTGGACCGGCAGCATCACTCGCAACTACTACGGCACCAACACCAAGGCCACCAGCCGCGCCGCCTACGTCTTCGACACCATCGAACTGGACCCGCAATGGCTGTTGAACGTAGGGCTGCGCTACGACACCTTCGACACCGTGGCCAACACCAACGCCGCCGCGGGCCGCACCAAGCTCAAGAACGACAGCCAGTTCTGGAACTGGCAGGCCGGCCTGGTCTGGAAACCGATGGAGAACGGTAGCGTCTATGCCTCCTACGCGACCTCGGCCACCCCGCCCGGCGCCCTGGTGGGCGAAGGCGCCGAGGGCAACCCCCTGGCGGCAGGCGCCAGCACCAGTGACCTGCAACCTGAAGAAACGGTCAACTACGAGCTGGGCACCAAGTGGAACGTGTTCAACGACCGCCTGTCCCTCACCGCGGCGGTCTTTCGCACCGAGAAGAAAAACACCCGAGTCCTGGTCGACGCGCTGACCTACCAGAACGCCGGTGAGTCCCGTGTAGATGGCCTGGAATTGGGCGCCAGCGGCAAGATCACCGACAAGTGGCAAGTCTTCGCCGGCTACAGCTACCTCAAGAGCGAACTGGTGGAGGCCGGCCTGACCGGTCGTAACGGCGTGATCACCGCAGGTGCCGCCTCGGCCAAAGGCAATCAAATGCCCAATACGCCGAAGAACAGCTTCAGCCTGTGGAGCACCTACGACATCACCCCGAAACTCACCGTGGGTGGCGGCGCGTTCTATGTCGACCAAGTCTACGGCGACACCGGCAACACCGTGTACGTGCCGTCCTATACCCGCTACGACGCCATGGCCAGCTACAAGCTGACCAAGAACGTCGACCTGCAGCTGAACGTGCAGAACCTCACCGACAAGACCTACTACGACAAAGCCTACTCGGCGCACTTCGCCAACCAGGCCGCCGGCCGTACCGCCCTGATGAGCGCCAACTTCCACTTCTGA